The genomic interval GTGACGAATGTCCCAGGCCCCATGACCATGCGTTAATATGAGCATGTGGCTCAGTGTGGATTTATGTGCGAGTGAAGGAACAATGAATGAgattaaagtaaaacaaaaaggagcggAGTTGCCTCCCACCCACACAACAAGCTCAATCCGCCTCACTAGAATTACCTCGGCTGAAGACAAGTTATCAGCAGACGCAGGCTTTGGTTTCTGCGCGCTGAGCAGCGAGTCCTTCAGATCTTTCAGCTCGACCTCAAATTCGTCTCTTTGCGAACGAGATTTCAGCAGCCTGAGGAAAAGAaagtaaatgtgaaaaaaaaaaaaaaaaacagtaaaaaaaagccTCACAGGGACTAATCTGAATTTTGTTTATAGAGAAATACAAAAGAATCCGGTTTGGTTTCTGCAAATCTTTCAGGCAAATGGCCCTTTTTGGCAAAGGTCCAAGAAAAACCTCTGAATAAGGATTCTCCTGTTATCAAGAAgatgcatttcatttcagcGGATTAAGCCCAGGCCTCCTGCTGTTAACCAGTGACATGGGGAAATCTTTTGGGGAAAGTTTTGCCGATGGGGTGCTTACGGTTCTTCTTGATGTGGAATGAGGAGGTTTCCAGATGAGCTTTGGGCTAATTTTTTTATCTCACAAATTGCAGAGCAGACGTGGTCGGGCACAGTTTGTCTACTGCTCTGCAACAGTTGTGTACTCTCTGATCTGTGTACTGTCCAAGGCCTGAGATCGTTGGATAACGTCTTTCCATGTAATGTGCATTTCAAAAGGCTAACTCGCCTTTCTGTTGGTATTTGATATTACAATCTGTCCTCGAAAGTAATAGCAGTAGATCATCACactatacacagacacacacacacgctaaagtCTGCAGTGGcgaacaacaaacaaagcacaaGGGGATTAAAGCACTACGCTAATCGGTTAATGAGGCATTTTAAGCCAAGttgcattcattatttattcaaaatcaATTATGTTGAATAACAATTAAATCCGAGCATCTTTTGTTAagattgaaaaacatttttttaatttcattgatTCATCTGGATTCAATCTTGACAATTATTCAAGATTTCTGaataatgattattttattagGATTGATTGATTTGGTTTATTGTCACTGGATTACAAAATATTTCACATATCTGATGATCAAAATCATCAGATATCATGGAACCCGCTCTGATATGACCAGAGTGGGTTTTGTTTATGCTCAAGTGATTCCAGGGAACACATCGGTGCTGATTGCAAACGAGGCTAAAGCTACTCAAACCAAACACGGTGAGattgattctctctctcacgtTCGACTGCTGGCGGCGTGCGTCCCGCTCCTGCTGAATGACAAGTCAAGTGAAAGAGGgcatacattaaaaaataactccccaaaaaaaaaaaaaaaaagtttcatcagtgatttcacattgttttttttggtgatAAAAGTGTAAAACTTTGTGGAGTGCGTTTGAAGCGGTTATGGCTTCATAATCAGTTGGGGTTATCTCCATATTCATAGTCTTTGAACGTTACGTCATGCTTGtgcagtgcttttttttttcttgcgtcCTTTGAAGTCAGATACTGAAAAAGATACAGTGCGTCTATTCCAAGCCCACAATTGAGTGATAAAATTCCAGAAAAGGCGTATAGACACTAACTCTTCTCGGGTGTTGTGCAGCTCCTGGGCCGCGCTGTCCAGCCGTGTCTTCCACTGCTTCTCCTGATGCCTGCAGCCGTCCAATTCGTCCTGCAGCGTCAACATGGAGGAGTTCACCCTCTCCCGCTCTTCTTCGATCTGCTCCTGCGACTGAAACGCGGCcgcgcacaaacacgcaaacaatTACTTTACGAGTCACGTTGAATTATTTCTTAACCCCCCTTTTCATTATGATGTTGCAGAAACGCAGTGATTCAGAAAGGAGTTTCCCCAAACCCAAATCCATCACATCTCATAGTTCAGTTTCTATTCCAGGCAAATAAGGATCCGACTCCTTTAATTCTGCCGCCGCCAAATAAATCGCCACATCAAAAAGCAGCTGCCAGCCAGACTGCTTGTTTCCTGCTCTCGAGCTGCGTTATACTTTCTTTCCCTGACGCTGCCGTTTCGAGAATCTAACGATCTATTCCCGCACACATATATGATTCAAATTTCCTCCACACCACATCCGCCAGTACGACACTCCAAAAATAGTCAACTGGAAAACTTTCACGCCGCAATCACAAGTCGGAAAATTCTCTTTGTGGAAGTCTTCGCACGGGCTCATCCTGACCCCGTGAAGCCCCGACACACTGACAGCACGccgacacacaaaacacaacaacaagacATAGCGTGAGTGAATAAGGAGACGGATGCAACTTCAAAGCACAATTGAATAAGGACATAATTACGGATGCAGAACACACAGCCTCCCTGACAGGTCTAACCTGACTGTTCTCCCAGTACATCTGTACAAAACGAGGCTCGGCAAAGAAAACTCATGTTGTGAATGTTTCCGTCTACAAAGACGTCACCAGCGAACTATTCaaagtatataataataatcaaaaaattcaaatgaattgaAGTTACCGGGAGCTCAAAAATAAACCGTCAAAGAGTTTATGAATCCTCTGGTTAATTTCTTTGTCATCTCCAGGCGCTTCCTTTGACACGGACTCAACATAATGAGAAAAGACAATGTGAAAATATGCGGCAGAGTGCAGGTCTGTGCTACGCAACTGAACGGCCCTCTATttttaactaaaataaaacaagtaaatgctgaaaaacacTTTTATAAAGTGAGTGCAGGCATTCATCAGTGTGCAGAATCTTATGTTTGTGATCCAGAGCTGAAGCGGACTTAAAGACAGAAAATGGAGATCTGGCCGAGCTATTCTCTTAACGGGGGATTTATTACCGTCTCGTTTTGTTATTTGTTCACTTTATTGAATGACTAGTGTTGGTTCAGTGACATCATTAGAATCTCACCAGTACACACTCTTCGTACGGTAAAGTAACTGCACAATGTAGATGATCAAACTTGCTTTACTTTTAAAGAAGACCTATCAGGCCAATGGTCCTCGACAAGAATGTTAGATTTTCCTTCTGTACCATCAGTCTGATGACTCTTATTCTGCACTGCTCATTTAAGCCTGAACAGTTTTATCCACTAGAAAAAAATGAACCACTGCTTCCCTGCAGTTCAGCCCCAGTAGACCTTAAGGGCTCCTAGGATGGAGCCACCCACCTGTGTGAACTGCTCCATGGTTGTCCTCAGGTTGTCCATGTCCTGGCTGTACTGCTCCCTCAGGGCCTCCATCTCCCTGTCATGGCACTCCACTTCCTCCTTCAACGCCCCCTTCAGGGCCGTCAGCTCCCGCTCCCGCTGGCGTAGGACCTCCTCCTGGCGCCGACGCAACATGGCGGCCTCAGACAGGTCGGCCTGCAGAGACATCACGTCCTGCAGGGAGACACGGTCAGATGGATGGAGAAGCGAGAAATGCGgcaatgttttcatttgtgtgtgtgaatgtgttccTCCCATAATTTGCAGAAGTACCGTCTGCTCTGAGTGGGGCGAGTTTTCTGAAgccctcctcagctcctcctgaaGTTCAGCCAGCTGATCATCCTGTAGGCGCAGACGAGACTCCGCCCCCTCTCTGGCCATTCGCTCCTCGGACagtctgcacacagacacacacaggttatCAATATAGTAACgccacacacaataacacaataacGAGCCCATCAAGTCAGGTTGCCGCGGCAAAAGAGCCACAGGACAACATGAAGGGGCTTATTGTtgatgcgcacgcacacacacacacacacacacacacacacacacacacacacacacacacacacacacacacacacacacacacacacacaggtgtacacacaaaaacaggtcCTTACTCATCTTGGACTTGCTGCAGTTCTTCCTTGCAGCAAATAAGTTGCCCCTGAAGCTCCTCAAGTTTCCCCTTTTGGAGGCTGCCGTCAAATCGTCCCTATTGTGtagaatgtaaacacacacacacacacacacacacgcacacaaacagagagagagaaagcatgtGAGGGGCAaggtgagacagagagaaacaggACAAACAGcgagcacaaaacacacacacacacaccgaggagCACTGGAAGCATCACAACAGAGTGTCTAAGTCAACTTTGCTGATGCATTATGCCCTCTGTACTATCTGACACTTTAAAAGCAGAAACCCTGACTCGGATTCCTTGCCCTAGTTTCTGACAGTTAGAAATCTAGGCCCGGCAGTGTGCTCAGATATGgtcaaaagagagagacagccTGCTCACATTTAAAACTTTTTCTTAGAGGCTGTTACGGGAGCAGAACACCCCCTCAGCCCCGTCAGGGCTCCCGCTCTGTGAAAAGGAGGCGCAGCCGGCccatgatccccccccccctcttatcgTCCTACACGCTCATTACAGGGACGCACACGGAAGCAGAAGAAGGGAGACAGAGCGAGGATCACGGATGGTTTCGCTCCTCGGGGGGAACTCACTTCTCAGTGGCGTAATACGAGGATGCATTTTGTACAGATTTGCTTCATTTTCCTCTGGCCCCCTGCAGATAAATCCGTTCCGGGATATTTCAGTTACTGTCTGTCCTCACAACGAGATAATTAATAGAAGATAAGATTTTCTTTCGAGTGCTTTGGTTGAATTGCATCAGCTGTATTCATGTATGTATTAATCTACAGTTAAAGAGACCTGGCCTGCAGTCTTAGCAGAACTACTTAGTAGGACTCAAagataaaaaactaaaatgttctgTAATGGTATATTAAAGATTATTTCATCAGACTTTTGCTTTTTTCCTTCATGAATCACTAGTAAATGTTATTGCTTCAATCCAAGAGAAGCAAAGGGAGAGGAGCAGCTTCTTCTGGGTATTTCAGTATTGAGCCCCAAATAAACTGATTGAAGATGCAGAATGCAACATTACTTTTCTGTTAATTGTTGGCTTCCATTCAATGTTGTCCTTGTATTACCCCTTTCCAATGTGGATaacttctatatatatatatagattggATGTTATCTGGTTGTATCACTGATTGCTTCAAAACAGACTTGGAGGATCCCTCTGTATAATATACACTCATGTGATCCTGCTCTGATCTTATGTTTTCAAATCATGCAGACAAAAGCAATGTTTTGGTTTCGAGGCAGAGCCGGAGAAAACGGAAATAGCCTCAGGCGGAAAACAAACATTGTGAACCCCTTCGCCCTGCAGTCTGATGCTGCCTGTGGACGTTCCAGTAGCTGTTAGCACTTCTGAAGAGCCCGAGATGAATgctgcaaaagaaaacagcaactAAATAAAGTGAAGTGGGCAGCATGGTTACAGCCTTAAAGAACATGGCACGGTTTTCACCACAACACCAAAAAGGATCTGTGCTAtctggcaacccccccccccacaagctGGGGCCAGGTTCCAGACCAATTCAATTATTGATGGGTCTCAATGACTGGCTGCTCAACACACACTGAGCCCTCAACAGCTTTCCTCTGCAGGTGCACCGTTGCCAAGAGACAAGACGGGCAAACAATTCAGACGCAGCCATGGTCACCACACCGCTGAGAAGTACATAACAAGGGGGTCATACATAATCAAGAGGATGCAATATGAGAATCTCCAGGACACAGAGGAATAACTCATGTATGTAGATTTATGCAGAAGGATGCAAATTAACTGGAAGTGGTGGGCTAGTAAAAAGCGTGGCGCAATCATTTTAATACGGTTTCACAGGAGCACAAAGGAGCAAAGCTGCCGCCAAAAATGACAGCGGAATACTCTGCATGCTCCTTTATTCTTGCATTTTTTGGCATGTCCAAAGAGGATCCTTGGAGACAAAGTGAATGAGATACTCGTAtcctcagagaggaggagacggtgcCAACCATCTGTTAACTTAGCAAGAGCTACTCTGTTGAGAAGAAGACGCCCGTCAGACACCACATCTCAGCTACGTGAACCTTTGAGATGACATTGTTTGTAACACAATACTTAGCATGAACTTGTATGCTTCCAATATTACTGTTTTCTATTCTGTAAAGAGTGCCAGTGAGTGTACACGTCGTACCTTTACACTGCCGTTTGTCTCGGCGACGGGGTTGGCGTTTCTTCTAAAGGACGCTTCCCTCTCGGTGATGCTGATAAATAAACCGGGGACAGAGGTTCAGATTAGAAAAGCACGTGTATTTGCATTCGGTCGCATCGTACAATGCCTGTGGACATTCCGCAGCGGGATcaataaaggattatcttatcTCGTGACACGCTTGATGTTTACTTACCCGTTTTTAAGGACGTTGTGAGCAACCTGCTTCACTGGCGCTTCCTCCCCGTTGACTTTGCTTTGATTCCTCGCAGTGATCTCCTTCCAATACAGTTTGCAGAGTGAGCCGGCAGACACGACACAAAGAGACAATTTAATACTCATCATGGCACCGGCACTCTGGTACTCACAGGCTTTTTGGCTACAGCTGGATGGTGGTCCCTCGCAACAAACTTCCCCGGCGACTTGAAGCTCGGCCGGGGGGCCTCGAGTGCCGTCACCCTGGAAACCGGCGCGGTGCCGCTGCCCGCTGGCACGGATGCAGCCGACAATTTGGAGGAGGCGGACAGAGGAATGGCGGCGTAGGGGTTCGGAGTCGGAGAGGGAGTCTCGGGCTGGGCATCTTTCCTCGCGTCAAGGCTTCTCGAGCGCCGGTGCTCGTCGAACCTcagcctctgcctccctcccggGCGGCCTCTCGCCTGCGGGCCGCCCGCTGGGGTCCCACTGTTGAACTTACTGATGAGTTTGTTGATGGGAGCCAAGGAGTTGACGTCGATCTCTGGGACGGGCTCCACGTCAGCTGGCGGTGGAGGTTTCGGGAGAGCCTCGGGAGAGGAATCCGGGCTTATTTTGCGCCCTATGTGTCTTCCCAAAGAGCCGGTGTAACCAAAGCCCGTTTGCTTGAACCCTTTGGGTCCCGCGCCGTTTAACTTGACGCGTTTCAGGCCAGCTTCGTTGTACTCCTCGTCGCTGGTCTCATCTCTGCTTCTCTGCGATTCCCCGGCTCTCTCTTTGTGTCGGGGTTCGGCTCTTCTGCCGGCTCCACCCTCCTCGTCCCCTTGTGTTCCTGCCTGACCGTCCCCCGGAGGCCTCTTATGAGGGCTCCCAAAAATCTCCCCGACCTCATCGTCTGACGGAGACACGGGGGATCGTGCTGTGTTTGCAGCACGGCTAAAGGGGTTTGTGAACTCCTGCGCTCCTCGATTTGTTTTGGGGTGGCTGTTGAGAGGTGAAGGTGGCCCCGAGCCGGGAACGGGACTGTTCAGCTGCACTCCATAGGAGTCCCCCTTCTCGCCATCTTTCATGACCACATAAGGCTGTCCGGAGATCCCCTGAACGTGCACTGCCACCCCGTACTTATTGGAAGGAGAGGCTGCGCTGTTGTTCCCTCTGGATTTATCGGGATAACCTCCGCCTGTGTCGTGGAGGTCCTTGATGAAGCGGATCTGGACGCCGTAGTCCACAAGGGGCTTCCGGTCTGTGGACGCAGGGTTCATGCTGACTTCCTGGTTTCTCTGAGAGCAGCCTTGGGGGCAGAACAGCAAAGACACAAATTAGGTGAATCGAAAGCTGGAcgagaaatcccccccccctttttcgcACTCATTGGCAAAAGACATTTTGTACATGTGTTGCTTTGCTAAAATATGAATTTTGCTTTTGCATTTTTTAGgctttaaaaaagtaaacacTCTGCAACTCAAAGAGTCGTCGTTCAACCTGAATGTGTCACTCCTTCCTCCCAGGTAGAGTCATTATGACTATACGATAATGCCACATTGCTGGTATGAAGCAATCCTCGCATAACAAATATGCCCCACGGTGTACTTCTGAGGCTCTTTGAACAGGTCGAGGCGTACTTTTATTTGGTGAAAACAAAGATGAAGTATTGACACTCAAACTGTCAATTTTTTAACCCAATCATTAATAATGGAAggattttctttcctgtttttatGTAACAGTTGTTAAGCAGAAAGAGGCAGAggtgtttgtgtctttaataTTGGGGAAACAATTACAGCAACTGAACCATACACAGACTGTACAAATGAATCAGCGTTGGATTTGACTTAATGGACATATTTGCATTACTGTTGTCACAGGTAGCAAACTAACTTCTGTGACTTTATTATTGTGTAAATATATAGTAGTACTCACATTGGAAATGTAGGGTCCAGCGTTCTAATAAAAAACAGTGGAATTGCATTGGTATCCaaccaaaaatatatttgtctcTATTGTACATGGCGAAGGAAGAACATCAATTCCTCACATTTGAGACGTTGGAACCACTGCATGCCATTTTTGCTGGATAACTGAATCAAATTATTATGTTCTTAATATCCGAAGATTATTcggtttaataaataaataatataaaaatgaaatgtagtcTAAGCATGCCACGGCACCTTTGATGCTCTGAAAATGAGCCTGGTGATGAACACAGCGCGAGGATGAACACTCCTCCTTTTGTCCCGGCGCTGCGGAGCATTAAACACCGGGGGGCTCGGTCAGGAATGGGCCTCCCGCCTCGTCGCCAAAGTCTCCACAGTCACCAGACTTCAGAGTGGACTCAGTCAGACGTAGACTGTTTACTTTGAGCtgtgcagccacacacacacacacacacacacactggggcttgtgtctgtgtgtgcacacatacacacctactTGAAAGCGTGTGCACAGACATATGCAGGGACCTGCTTTGCAAATCACCATCTGGTAGGAGGTGGTTGGATGTAATAAGCATGGCCGGTTTTTCAGTGGAAAGAACTACTAACTTCTATGAAATCACGTTAAAACGTGTCTTTTATTGCATGGACACGTTTTTTCCACTTCAAATACGTTAGTCTTTGTATTTAAGCTCAGCAGAATCAGCCTTTGGCTTTCAACCGCAGCCTGTTTCCTATGTCCAAGACACAAAGATGTGACTCTCACGGAAATTAAAATGTAACCAAATTCAACTGACAGGTTGGTTATAGTGTAACACCGAGCACCTCTACTGGCATCGAGGTCAGATTGGCGAATGAAAGTCAGGCTTTGTCTTTCTGGGAAACATTCCTGGGATTCCAGCCGTTCCCTTTGCACTGGGCATTGCGCGTGgtttgcatttgtattaataaGGACAGATTAAGAGGAAACGCAGAAGTCGGGCAGCGTTTACTGTAAGGCCTGTGCACAAGTGGCCACACAGGCAGTAAATAAAAAGGTGAAGAGACTCATTAAAAGACAACCAAGTAAAACTggagattaaaaacacaactgaTGCCCCCTTCCTGACAtaataaaccaaaacaaacacaccggaTATTAAAACAGTGATCCTAAAAAAGGGACTGTGGGATGTGATGGTCTATTGTCTCGGCGCAAAAATGTTGTTGGACGTAAAGACGGACTTAGCCTGCTTGGTGACAACAGGTTCACCTCCTCTCGGGCTCTTTCCTGTCACAAGGAATGCTGAGTCAACAACGGGGACAGGAATGTCCCCAAACGGGCCCGTCTGCCATCGTCCCCTTCTCCTCACCCTGGTCATTCAACTTTCTCCCACTCCCCCTTTGGTATGTGATGACGGGCTACTATGATAGTAGGGCAGCAGGATTTTTTTCTATCATAAGATCGGTTAATCCATCAATAACCAGACGAGTGATTTAAAAACAGTGCGGACAATTTATGTAATTGTTTGGGTCATCCATAGAGCAAATACTCAAGAAAGGTTCAGTGGCCAAAGTCTGCAAAAGTCAGGCTTTACTCCTTCATTTCCATTTCCGATTCAATATCTTTAGGATTTTTTACCCAATGGGTGGATCAATCCACACAAGCCTGCCCCACTACTTAGATTAAGCAGAATCTTTCAAAACATATGActaataaaagtaataaatgaACATACCGCTTTATCATTCATACCCAATAGTTTCAACGCCCACCGTTTAATAGGGAACTACTTTGTTGTCGTTGGTGCAGGCAGTGCTTCCGCTTCTCTtgtacaaaacacaaacaacctgGATGCGTGTccgtcattaaaaaaaaaggtccatgTGTACATGGACACCTCAAAGGGCGCTCGCGGCGTGTCCCCAGGCGCACGTTTTTAGGACAGGACTGTTTGTGGAgcaatttatttgaaatgcaacGAAAGTGAGGATGGGGGAGCGCTTACTTTACTTTCTGCTGTGGTCTTGACGTCTATATCCAACAAAAGCGTCTAGTAAGGCGGGACTTCCCGGGTCCTTTTAATAAGTGGAAAGACAGGAGCCGCCATTGGAGCAAAGTAAGCCCCCGCGCACCTGTCTGCTCGTGGATTAATTGCGTCACACCCACCCATCCGCTCAGGCAGTATCGGTGCGCGTCGAAACCACCGGCTTGTTGACTCGCTCCGGCGGGACCGAGACCTGCAGCGACAGGGGGGGTAAACAAGCGCCGCACCTGCCCCCCCGGCCTGCCCACGCGGCGCGCGCACTCCCTCAACGCGTGCACCCGCTACCGTGACCTCTGGTGCATCCTCTCTGCGCCAAATCCAATTAAACCAAACCTTCCACAACACGTCCGGCTGAACCGATGCTCGGTCATTAGCGAGAGCAGGAAAAAGccaaagggggagggaggaaagggggaggaggaggggggtcaatcCAATAGTAAAGCCACAGGTGTCCGTTTCTGCTCGGCCAAATGTAGTAAAAACTGCCCGCTCAGTAAATCGGGGGGCTTAAAGTGTTGGACTGCGCGCCCCCCACCTGATCCCGCAACAGGAAGTGTTCAGTAGATGAAGCAGCTGTAAATACTTATTCTACCGCACCTGCAAAGACGAGCCGAATCCCGAGACGTTGCTCCTGGACGCGTCTTCGCGGAAGCAGCAGCTCTGGTGGGATAAGAAGATGTTACTCAATGAACTGAGGACACCGGGGAATcgtttattcccccccccacacaccaccaccacctctcgTCCAGTGCAACCTGTTGCCAGAACATCGGATAGTCGTCGTCCCGCCTCAGGAGCGATTTCATTGGTGGGCGGCTCACCGAAGGGGCGGGGCCTGCTGTTAGCGCTGGCTCGTcgctgcacaaacaaacacaactatGTGAGGTGTCTCAACAAAGGTGTTACGGGGAAATTATTTctcaattatatttaaaaatatgtgtGCACAGCAGCATTGGCCCGTGGTCATATCTAATAGTACTGCAGTTCATAGACAAAGTGATCACGATGGACAGGAGACATGTTATACATGCTTATTGACTCTCTGTAGATCCACTCTAACCAATTGCCACGAAATTGTATATGCAAATATGCAATTATATAAGGTGAAATTGGACCATGGGACGGGAAACCGTAATTCATACCTATACCCCAAATAACCGGAGATCAACCATTTTGACTCATGTACACAAAATACGACTGACATACTTTATACTGTACAATTTTAATTAGTGAACCATATTTCTCTATGTGAAAATTTCATAAAGTACCATATACAAATGTCAAACATTAGAAATAATATCCTAATgtacagacattttatttggtTTCCCACCAAGAACTTTGTAATATGGtgttaattacaaaaaaagagcATTACAGAGAACACAAGTAAATAATGATTATAATGAATCTCTGGAAACGTTAAGTTTACTACTGTTGAAATGTTTCCTTCTCAAGAGATCTATTATCTATGTCTATTTCTGCATGTTCTGGCTAAAAGTCCcttgtttatattttattggAGTAAGTGTTAATTGAATGCTCTAATCCTTTTACATATATAATTAGCACCAAATCATTATTCTTTGTAGGAAATGTAAGaatgtaataatacattattaggACATTAAAGGTGTAGACCCATAGAATGAAGTTCTTTCTGAACTTAAACCTTTGATGAGGATGTGCTCATGTAAATACTTACAGAATTTATGTAGGTGTCCcttataaaaaaaatgcattgttCCCTGTTTCATTTGGGGTTTCCAACCCTCATTTTAATACAAttagcaaacaaataaaaaaaaatgtgaataaaaacagacatggacaagtacaaaaaacaaaattctGTCTTTACTTCAGAGTTCAGTACCTTTCCCTTCCCCACCCGGTGTGAGACTCACTGGTCCCTGCAGGTTCCACCATGAGGCGCCAGAGCAGAGCAAGAGCACAGCACAGATACCAGTACGAAACCAAAAAAGAACAGCTGAGAGAGCAAGAAAAATAAAGGCAACTTGGACATTGAATAAAGAAAAGGTAAAGAGACGGAGGGGAGAATAgttataaacacattttacaatgACAGAAATGTGAAGAATGGGTATCGTTCGCTCTTAAGTTATTTGGTCTACTTCAAGGCCTCCTGCAGCGCAGAGGTCAGAATATAAACAGATCTGATATTTACTGCATTGGTTCACATGCAACTCCGTCCCAgattattaatttttttaattttattttttaaagtactATGCACATACTTGCTTTGCCAACACCATACAAAAGCACTGACTTCACAATTCATGTGTACTGCAGAGATAAAAAGAAACTGTTGACTCCAATGTACTGGATAAAAACCAAAAATTCATACTGTAGACAACCAAGACACATACGTTTAActtattattttgttcattgGTCAACTCTGTAGCACGTTCACAACTGATGCAAGTTCCAGAAAATTGATTTGTCCTCATTATTTACAACTAATCAGCACCGAGTACCAAACGACGGATGTACgcggtcaaagtgtgtgtgtgtgtacaaggaGGAGAAACTGACTAAAGAATTTTAAAAGATATGTTTTCACCcccaatccttttttttgttgtcaaaaaACACTTAACTTTAACGCAGCAATACACTGTagttttttgattttctttccctTGCCTGCAGTAAAAAGACAAAGCGATAGGCAATTGAAAAAATTAATCATTTTGATGGAAAATAATGCTGTGATCTACACAAGACCCTTTTAGATTTTCAGGCACTCTTTCAATAATTTGTCTCTATTTTGAAGATTTTACATACATCATGTTTCTCTTAATTACAGCCAAGAAACATTAGAGAATAACGCAGAGAATAAC from Gasterosteus aculeatus chromosome 10, fGasAcu3.hap1.1, whole genome shotgun sequence carries:
- the cgnb gene encoding cingulin isoform X6, encoding MNPASTDRKPLVDYGVQIRFIKDLHDTGGGYPDKSRGNNSAASPSNKYGVAVHVQGISGQPYVVMKDGEKGDSYGVQLNSPVPGSGPPSPLNSHPKTNRGAQEFTNPFSRAANTARSPVSPSDDEVGEIFGSPHKRPPGDGQAGTQGDEEGGAGRRAEPRHKERAGESQRSRDETSDEEYNEAGLKRVKLNGAGPKGFKQTGFGYTGSLGRHIGRKISPDSSPEALPKPPPPADVEPVPEIDVNSLAPINKLISKFNSGTPAGGPQARGRPGGRQRLRFDEHRRSRSLDARKDAQPETPSPTPNPYAAIPLSASSKLSAASVPAGSGTAPVSRVTALEAPRPSFKSPGKFVARDHHPAVAKKPEITARNQSKVNGEEAPVKQVAHNVLKNGITEREASFRRNANPVAETNGSVKGRFDGSLQKGKLEELQGQLICCKEELQQVQDELSEERMAREGAESRLRLQDDQLAELQEELRRASENSPHSEQTDVMSLQADLSEAAMLRRRQEEVLRQRERELTALKGALKEEVECHDREMEALREQYSQDMDNLRTTMEQFTQSQEQIEEERERVNSSMLTLQDELDGCRHQEKQWKTRLDSAAQELHNTREELLKSRSQRDEFEVELKDLKDSLLSAQKPKPASADNLSSAETRRCREDLKQARAALDKQKGELDERSEALRALRQASGEKEAELLSEVGLLKEELQKYKAELEKASERTKESSGGSSGRTEVDYGTNAELQEANTRLRERLARMTKLHSSAPRSPETEEAVEALEDENRSLKTQLDEAKRGNVRLSKEKDELGRRLEERELEREALRRGKIDLEEQKRLLDRALEKMNKEMEIMMGESRQSVATLQTQLEDYRERSRKDIVEAQRNCKDRLAELQRAQNNLKAQQEEVSRLKKELLVCSEERDSAQLERDLLSNRLKHLDSELESEKSAHTDRTREIRALEDKIKTLEIELDEEKSGVELLNDRITRTRDQVDQLRSELMQERSARNDLEMDKSALERQMKDLKSRLVDMEGPSRPSPALNLLENKIQELEERLHSEEREKASIHAAQKRMERKLKELNATLDQERNQHVEQRDQLSLRVKALKRQVDESEGEVERLEGVRRKVLRDLEEQQELQEALHAKVTALETELKRKAQHAHRAALGSSTLSSEDEEGFYDTNVAESHPQTSDC
- the cgnb gene encoding cingulin isoform X9, yielding MGCSQRNQEVSMNPASTDRKPLVDYGVQIRFIKDLHDTGGGYPDKSRGNNSAASPSNKYGVAVHVQGISGQPYVVMKDGEKGDSYGVQLNSPVPGSGPPSPLNSHPKTNRGAQEFTNPFSRAANTARSPVSPSDDEVGEIFGSPHKRPPGDGQAGTQGDEEGGAGRRAEPRHKERAGESQRSRDETSDEEYNEAGLKRVKLNGAGPKGFKQTGFGYTGSLGRHIGRKISPDSSPEALPKPPPPADVEPVPEIDVNSLAPINKLISKFNSGTPAGGPQARGRPGGRQRLRFDEHRRSRSLDARKDAQPETPSPTPNPYAAIPLSASSKLSAASVPAGSGTAPVSRVTALEAPRPSFKSPGKFVARDHHPAVAKKPEITARNQSKVNGEEAPVKQVAHNVLKNGITEREASFRRNANPVAETNGSVKGRFDGSLQKGKLEELQGQLICCKEELQQVQDELSEERMAREGAESRLRLQDDQLAELQEELRRASENSPHSEQTDVMSLQADLSEAAMLRRRQEEVLRQRERELTALKGALKEEVECHDREMEALREQYSQDMDNLRTTMEQFTQSQEQIEEERERVNSSMLTLQDELDGCRHQEKQWKTRLDSAAQELHNTREELLKSRSQRDEFEVELKDLKDSLLSAQKPKPASADNLSSAETRRCREDLKQARAALDKQKGELDERSEALRALRQASGEKEAELLSEVGLLKEELQKYKAELEKASERTKESSGGSSGRTEVDYGTNAELQEANTRLRERLARMTKLHSSAPRSPETEEAVEALEDENRSLKTQLDEAKRGNVRLSKEKDELGRRLEERELEREALRRGKIDLEEQKRLLDRALEKMNKEMEIMMGESRQSVATLQTQLEDYRERSRKDIVEAQRNCKDRLAELQRAQNNLKAQQEEVSRLKKELLVCSEERDSAQLERDLLSNRLKHLDSELESEKSAHTDRTREIRALEDKIKTLEIELDEEKSGVELLNDRITRTRDQVDQLRSELMQERSARNDLEMDKSALERQMKDLKSRLVDMEGPSRPSPALNLLENKIQELEERLHSEEREKASIHAAQKRMERKLKELNATLDQERNQHVEQRDQLSLRVKALKRQVDESEGEVERLEGVRRKVLRDLEEQQELQEALHAKVTALETELKRKAQHAHRAALGSSTLSSEDEEGFYDTNVAESHPQTSDC